A region from the Saccharomonospora azurea NA-128 genome encodes:
- a CDS encoding GGDEF domain-containing protein: protein MEVLAVVGFAVAFLRAPTPDGSDWLEFAILAAGASAHIQLTRRQEERRRNRTKTVLIDLTAVWVFPATLVLPATLAVLLVALIRVQRWFTARRPAHNFVYSSVAHGLAAALANLSYTAMSPQDWSTMTAGGSLREFGLVLVTAAVYEAVQIVYVGGILALGSTSPTVRTVLGSKADNLLEAITTGLGAVTAVLVVVMPPAVAIMAVVTVVFNRLAEIDQLQDAVVTDPKTGLLNMRGWTESADRALNRIRRAGSTLAVLMVDLDHFKWINDTFGHPAGDDVLAAVASALSSVTRPADVVGRFGGEEFLLLLPDADTAAAELAAERVRTTIAGLRIPTTDKRGAQATISGRTASIGVATFPRHADDLDGLLQAADSAVYEAKEAGRNRVSFASVPS from the coding sequence ATGGAAGTCCTGGCGGTCGTGGGCTTCGCGGTGGCCTTCCTCCGGGCCCCCACGCCCGACGGCTCCGACTGGCTCGAGTTCGCCATCCTCGCTGCGGGGGCCAGCGCGCACATCCAGCTCACGCGTCGTCAGGAAGAGCGCCGGCGCAATCGCACGAAGACCGTCCTCATCGACCTCACGGCCGTGTGGGTCTTCCCCGCGACGCTCGTGCTGCCCGCGACGCTCGCGGTGCTGCTGGTGGCGCTCATCCGGGTCCAGCGCTGGTTCACCGCGCGGCGCCCGGCGCACAATTTCGTCTACTCTTCCGTCGCCCACGGGCTCGCGGCGGCGTTGGCGAACCTCAGCTACACCGCGATGTCTCCGCAGGACTGGTCCACGATGACGGCTGGCGGGTCGTTGCGGGAGTTCGGGCTGGTGCTGGTGACCGCGGCGGTGTACGAGGCGGTGCAGATCGTCTACGTCGGCGGCATCCTCGCCCTGGGCTCGACGTCGCCGACCGTGCGCACCGTGCTCGGCAGCAAGGCCGACAACCTCCTCGAGGCCATCACCACCGGGCTCGGCGCCGTCACCGCCGTGCTGGTGGTGGTCATGCCGCCGGCCGTCGCCATCATGGCGGTGGTGACGGTGGTGTTCAACCGGCTCGCGGAGATCGACCAACTCCAGGACGCCGTGGTGACCGACCCGAAGACCGGGTTGCTGAACATGCGCGGCTGGACGGAGTCCGCCGACCGCGCGTTGAACCGCATCCGCAGGGCGGGTAGCACGCTCGCCGTGCTGATGGTGGATCTGGACCACTTCAAGTGGATCAACGACACGTTCGGGCATCCCGCGGGTGACGACGTGCTGGCGGCGGTCGCGAGCGCCCTGTCCAGTGTGACCCGGCCCGCCGACGTCGTGGGCCGGTTCGGTGGAGAGGAGTTCCTGCTGCTCCTGCCCGACGCCGACACCGCCGCCGCCGAACTCGCCGCCGAACGGGTCCGGACCACCATCGCCGGGCTGCGGATCCCCACCACGGACAAACGGGGCGCCCAGGCAACCATCAGCGGCCGCACCGCGTCCATCGGAGTAGCCACCTTCCCGCGGCACGCCGATGATCTCGACGGCCTGCTCCAGGCCGCCGACAGCGCCGTGTACGAGGCGAAGGAAGCCGGCCGCAACCGCGTCAGCTTCGCGTCCGTCCCCTCCTGA
- a CDS encoding MFS transporter codes for MTDALRNREFRALWIAEAQSVLGDHLTTVALSIVVYSRTGSALWAAGVYALTFLPALAGGLGLSQIADRLPRKTVLVASAVIQAVFVGAMAIPGMPLAPLCVLVVLARLAGAPANAAQNALTREVFADDELYLRSQDLRGITSNIAMLIGLAGGGLLVTSFGASWALAIDAFTFLVAAFLVQIWVRQRPAAGDPSDGWFSAVRWVWGQRRLRVLLALSWLVGLAVIPEGLAAPLAEQIGASEQAVGWLLAADPVGFILGTFVLSRYVSVENRKRVMGVLATLAAAVLIGFAATPTLPFALLLLMLAGAAGAYIITVGATFITWVPNDKRGGAGGVYRTGLRVAQGLGVALGGVVADLVGSATIAIALAGVAGVVLTIPVALSWARVQKTG; via the coding sequence ATGACCGACGCGCTCCGCAACCGCGAGTTCCGAGCCCTGTGGATCGCGGAGGCGCAGTCGGTCCTCGGCGACCACCTCACCACGGTGGCGCTGTCCATCGTCGTCTACAGCCGCACGGGATCGGCGCTGTGGGCCGCCGGGGTGTACGCGCTCACCTTCCTGCCCGCCCTCGCGGGCGGCCTCGGGCTGTCCCAGATCGCCGACCGGTTGCCGCGCAAGACGGTGTTGGTCGCCTCCGCCGTCATCCAGGCCGTGTTCGTGGGCGCCATGGCCATCCCCGGGATGCCGCTGGCCCCTCTGTGTGTCCTCGTCGTCCTCGCCCGCCTCGCCGGCGCGCCGGCCAACGCCGCGCAGAACGCGCTCACGCGCGAGGTCTTCGCCGACGACGAGCTCTACCTCCGAAGTCAGGACCTCCGGGGCATCACGAGCAACATCGCCATGCTCATCGGACTCGCCGGGGGCGGGCTGCTGGTGACGTCGTTCGGTGCCTCGTGGGCACTGGCCATCGACGCGTTCACGTTCCTCGTCGCCGCGTTCCTCGTGCAGATCTGGGTGCGGCAGCGGCCCGCGGCGGGCGATCCGAGCGACGGCTGGTTCAGCGCCGTGCGCTGGGTGTGGGGACAGCGGCGTCTGCGGGTGCTGCTCGCTCTGTCCTGGCTGGTCGGTCTGGCCGTCATCCCCGAGGGCCTGGCCGCTCCGCTCGCCGAACAGATCGGCGCCTCCGAACAAGCCGTCGGCTGGTTGCTCGCCGCCGACCCGGTGGGCTTCATCCTCGGCACGTTCGTGCTGTCGCGTTACGTCTCGGTCGAGAACCGCAAGCGGGTGATGGGCGTGCTGGCCACGCTCGCGGCGGCCGTCCTCATCGGTTTCGCCGCCACACCGACGTTGCCGTTCGCACTGCTGCTGCTGATGCTCGCGGGAGCCGCCGGCGCCTACATCATCACCGTGGGCGCCACGTTCATCACGTGGGTGCCCAACGACAAGCGTGGGGGCGCGGGCGGCGTCTACCGCACCGGGTTGCGAGTGGCACAGGGCCTCGGAGTCGCGCTAGGCGGTGTGGTCGCGGACCTGGTCGGTTCCGCGACCATCGCGATCGCTCTCGCGGGTGTGGCCGGAGTGGTGCTGACCATCCCCGTCGCACTCTCCTGGGCGCGCGTGCAGAAGACCGGCTGA